The DNA sequence ACGGTCTGCTGTTCTACCCGGTGCAGTACGAAGGCGAGGAGTTGTCCAAGAACGTCTTCTACACCGGCGCCGCGCCCAACCAGCAGGCCATTCCCGCGGTCGAGTACCTGATGAGCAAGGACGGCGGCTCGGCCAAGCGCTTCGTGCTGCTGGGCACCGACTACGTCTACCCGCGCACGACGAACAAGATCCTGCGTGCCTTCCTGAAGTCCAAGGGCATCCCCGACGAGGACATCATGGAGGAGTACACCCCGTTCGGCCACAGCGACTACCAGACCATCATCGCCAAGATCAAGAAGTTCGCCTCCGAAGGCAAGAAGACCGCGGTGGTCTCGACGATCAACGGCGACTCCAACGTGCCGTTCTACAAGGAGCTGGGCAACCAGGGCCTGAAGGCCACCGACGTGCCGGTGGTGGCGTTCTCCGTGGGCGAGGAAGAGCTGCGCGGCGTGGACACCAAGCCGCTGGTCGGCCACCTGGCGGCATGGAACTACTTCATGAGCGTCAAGAACCCGACCAACGACGAGTTCATCAAGAAGTGGAGCGCCTACGCCAAGGCCAAGAACATCCCGGGCCACAAGGACAAGCCGCTGACCAACGACCCGATGGAAGCCACCTACATCGGCATCCACATGTGGAAGCAGGCGGTCGAGAAGGCCCAGAGCACCGACACCGACAAGGTGATCGCCGCGATGGCCGGCCAGACCTTCAAGGCGCCGTCGGGATTCGTCGCCAAGATGGACGAGAAGAACCACCACCTGCACAAGCCGGTGTTCATCGGCGAGGTCAAGGCCGACGGCCAGTTCAACATCGTCTGGAAGACCAAGGGCCCGATCAAGGCCCAGCCGTGGAGCCCGTACATCCCCGGCAACGAGAAGAAGAAGGACGAGCCCGAGAAGGCGCTCTGAGCTGAAGGGGGCATGTCGCCCCCGACCATCGTCGCGGGGCCTGCCCGGCCGGTGCTGCGCGTCCGCGCAGCCAGGCCGGTCGGCCACGGACCCGGTACGAGTCGTTGCTGAGGGACCCGAGAGTGAGATTCCCCCCTTCCTGGATGCGGCTGGGCGCCGCCTTGCTGTGGCTGTCGTGCCTGCTGGCCGGCGCCGGCACGGCCCGGGCCCTGACGCCCGAACAGGTCCGGGTGCTGGCCACCGGCGACAACGATGAACGCATCGAGGTGCTCAATGCAGCGGTGGCGGCGGCCGATCCGGCGCTGCAGCCGCTGGTCGAGGCGCTGCTCGGCGACGAGGTGAAGACCTCCGGCGAGCAGGTCTACATCGTGCGCGGCGATGCGGTCACCGATGCCGTGACCGGCGCGCCGGCGACGCTGCCCGACGACGCCGAGGACGTGGTCAACAGCAACCGCATGCGCCGTGCGTTGCAGGGCGCGCTGGCGGGGCTGAAGCTGCTGTCGACGCAGGTCGACGAGCGCCGCCGCGCGGTCGCGCAGTTGCGCGACGACCTGGACGAGGAGCAGCTGCCGCTGATCGAGCGCGCCTACCAGGCCGAGACCGATGCCGGCCTGAAGGACGAGCTGGCGCGGCTGAGGGCCACGCTGCTGATCGCCTCCGACGACAGGGCGCAGCGGCTGGAGGCTGCGCAGGCGCTGGGCGGCAGCGCCCAGCCCGCGGTCAAGTCGCTGCTGCTGGCGCGGCTGGCCCGCGAGGGCGACGCCTACGTCGAGCCTGACGCCGAGGTGCGTGCGGCGCTGCAGGCGTCGTTGCGCGCGGTCGAGTCGCGCCTGGCATGGGGCGAGCGGCTGGGCGTGGTGTTTTCCGGCGTCAGCCTGGGCTCCATCCTGCTGCTGGTCGCGCTGGGCCTGGCCATCACCTACGGGCTGATGGGCGTGATCAACATGGCGCATGGCGAGCTGATGATGATCGGCGCCTATGCGACCTACGTGGTGCAGAACCTGTTCCGCGCGTACCTGCCGGCGGCCTGGTTCGACTGGTACATCGTCGCCGCGGTGCCGGTGGCGTTTGCCGCCTCCTTCGCCGTGGGCGCGGTGCTCGAGCGCAGCGTGATCCGCTGGCTGTACGGCCGCCCGCTCGAGACGCTGCTGGCGACCTGGGGCATCAGTCTGGTGCTGATGCAGGCCGTGCGTTCGATCTTCGGCGCGCAGAACGTGCAGGTCGAGAACCCGTCATGGCTGAGCGGCGGCGTCAGCGTGATGAGCAACCTCACGCTGCCGTACAACCGCATCGCGATCATCGCGTTTGCCGGCCTCGTGCTGCTGGGCGTGACGCTGCTGATCGCGCGCACCCGCCTGGGCCTGTTCGTGCGCGGCGTGACGCAGAACCGCCCGATGGCCGCCTGCATGGGCGTCAACACCGCCCGCGTGGACATGTACGCCTTCGCGCTCGGCGCCGGCATCGCCGGCCTGGCGGGCTGTGCGCTGTCCCAGGTCGGCAACGTGGGGCCGGACCTCGGCCAGAGCTACATCGTCGATTCCTTCCTGGTGGTCGTGACCGGCGGGGTCGGCCAGCTGGCCGGCACGGTCTACGCCGCGCTGGGCCTGGGCGTGATCAACAAGATCCTCGAGGGCTGGCAGGGCGCGGTGCTCGCCAAGATCATGGTGCTGCTGTTCATCGTCGCCTTCATCCAGAAGCGGCCGCAGGGGCTGTTCGCGATGAAGGGTCGCAGCGCGGAGGCATGAGCATGCGCACCTCCTGCGACCACATGCTGCCGCACGGTGCGGCTACCCGCGTGATCCCCCACCCGACCCGGGCGTTCCTCCTGCCGCGACGCCCTGCCCTGAATGGAGTGCCTGCATGAGCGCCGTCCTTCCGACGCCGACCTCCACACCGACCCTGTCGATGCCGGCTGCCCGCCGCCCGTCCTTCCTCGGCGCGCGGGGCCGCATCGGCCTGCTGGCGGCGCTGATCGCCGTCACCGTCGTCGTGCCCGTGCTCAACCTGGCGGTGGCGCCGGGCAGCGCGCTGCACCTGCCCGAGTACTACGTGACCCTGATCGGCAAGATCATGTGCTACGCGATCTGCGCGCTGGCGATGGACCTGATCTGGGGTTACACCGGCATCCTGTCGCTGGGCCACGGCCTGTTCTTCGCGCTGGGCGGCTACGGCATGGGCATGTACCTGATGCGCCAGATCGGCCGGGACGGCAACTACCAGTCGGACCTGCCGGACTTCATGGTCTTCCTCGACTGGAAGGAACTGCCCTGGCACTGGGCGCTGAGCGATTCCTTCGTCGCACAGATGCTGCTGGTGGTGCTGGTGCCGGGGCTGCTGGCCTTCGTGTTCGGCTATTTCGCGTTCCGCTCGCGCATCAAGGGCGTGTACTTCTCGATCATCACGCAGGCGATGACGTTCGCCGCGATGCTGCTGTTCTTCCGCAACGAGACCGGCTTCGGCGGCAACAACGGCTTCACCGACTTCAAGCGCATCCTCGGCATCCCGATCGCCACCCCGACCACGCGCGTGGCGCTGTTCGTGATCA is a window from the Caldimonas thermodepolymerans genome containing:
- the urtA gene encoding urea ABC transporter substrate-binding protein, which gives rise to MSLSRRSVVKTLSAVALGVAALGLPSAYAADTIKVGILHSLSGTMAISETVLKDVALMTIEEINAQGGVLGKKLEPVVVDPASNWPLFAEKAKQLISQDKVAVVFGCWTSVSRKSVLPVFEELNGLLFYPVQYEGEELSKNVFYTGAAPNQQAIPAVEYLMSKDGGSAKRFVLLGTDYVYPRTTNKILRAFLKSKGIPDEDIMEEYTPFGHSDYQTIIAKIKKFASEGKKTAVVSTINGDSNVPFYKELGNQGLKATDVPVVAFSVGEEELRGVDTKPLVGHLAAWNYFMSVKNPTNDEFIKKWSAYAKAKNIPGHKDKPLTNDPMEATYIGIHMWKQAVEKAQSTDTDKVIAAMAGQTFKAPSGFVAKMDEKNHHLHKPVFIGEVKADGQFNIVWKTKGPIKAQPWSPYIPGNEKKKDEPEKAL
- the urtB gene encoding urea ABC transporter permease subunit UrtB, whose protein sequence is MRLGAALLWLSCLLAGAGTARALTPEQVRVLATGDNDERIEVLNAAVAAADPALQPLVEALLGDEVKTSGEQVYIVRGDAVTDAVTGAPATLPDDAEDVVNSNRMRRALQGALAGLKLLSTQVDERRRAVAQLRDDLDEEQLPLIERAYQAETDAGLKDELARLRATLLIASDDRAQRLEAAQALGGSAQPAVKSLLLARLAREGDAYVEPDAEVRAALQASLRAVESRLAWGERLGVVFSGVSLGSILLLVALGLAITYGLMGVINMAHGELMMIGAYATYVVQNLFRAYLPAAWFDWYIVAAVPVAFAASFAVGAVLERSVIRWLYGRPLETLLATWGISLVLMQAVRSIFGAQNVQVENPSWLSGGVSVMSNLTLPYNRIAIIAFAGLVLLGVTLLIARTRLGLFVRGVTQNRPMAACMGVNTARVDMYAFALGAGIAGLAGCALSQVGNVGPDLGQSYIVDSFLVVVTGGVGQLAGTVYAALGLGVINKILEGWQGAVLAKIMVLLFIVAFIQKRPQGLFAMKGRSAEA
- the urtC gene encoding urea ABC transporter permease subunit UrtC, which produces MSAVLPTPTSTPTLSMPAARRPSFLGARGRIGLLAALIAVTVVVPVLNLAVAPGSALHLPEYYVTLIGKIMCYAICALAMDLIWGYTGILSLGHGLFFALGGYGMGMYLMRQIGRDGNYQSDLPDFMVFLDWKELPWHWALSDSFVAQMLLVVLVPGLLAFVFGYFAFRSRIKGVYFSIITQAMTFAAMLLFFRNETGFGGNNGFTDFKRILGIPIATPTTRVALFVITGLTLIGCYLLARWLVNTKYGRVLQAIRDAESRVMFSGYDPLWYKLSIWVISAVMCAIAGALYVPQVGIINPSEMSPAASIEIAIWTAVGGRATLIGPIVGAFFVNGAKSWFTVAFPEFWLYFLGALFIAVTLFLPQGIVGLFRQRRRDDDAQAGKEERA